One genomic window of Streptomyces sp. WP-1 includes the following:
- a CDS encoding PadR family transcriptional regulator, which yields MSIGHTLLGLLESGPRHGYDLKRAFDEKFGQDRPLHYGQVYSTMSRLLKHGLVEVDGIETGGGPERKRYAITDAGVTDVQRWLATPEKPEEYLQSTLYTKVVLALLTHRDAAGILDIQRSEHLRSMRILTDRKRKGDLADQLICDHALFHLEADLRWLELTTARLDKLRAEVAA from the coding sequence ATGTCCATCGGTCACACCCTCCTAGGACTCCTGGAGTCCGGCCCGCGCCACGGCTACGACCTCAAGCGGGCCTTCGACGAGAAATTCGGTCAGGACCGGCCCCTGCACTACGGCCAGGTCTACTCGACGATGTCCCGGCTGCTGAAGCACGGCCTCGTGGAGGTCGACGGCATAGAGACCGGCGGCGGCCCCGAGCGCAAGCGGTACGCCATCACCGATGCCGGCGTCACCGACGTCCAGCGCTGGCTCGCCACCCCGGAGAAGCCGGAGGAGTACCTCCAGTCGACCCTGTACACCAAGGTCGTCCTCGCTCTCCTCACCCACCGCGACGCCGCCGGCATCCTCGACATCCAGCGCTCCGAGCATCTGCGCAGCATGCGCATCCTGACGGACCGCAAGCGCAAGGGCGACCTCGCCGACCAGCTGATCTGCGACCACGCCCTGTTCCATCTGGAGGCCGACCTGCGCTGGCTGGAACTGACCACCGCCCGTCTGGACAAGCTGCGCGCGGAGGTCGCCGCATGA
- a CDS encoding ABC transporter ATP-binding protein, translating into MTPPPGSLLTARDLRKAYGPTVALDGADFSIHPGEVVAIMGPSGSGKSTLLHCLAGIVPPDSGSIMYAGRELSGMSDAERSALRRSEFGFVFQFGQLVPELTCVENVALPLRLNGTPRKKAERAALTWLERLEVDDLGGKRPGEVSGGQGQRVAVARALVTAPRMVFADEPTGALDSLNGERVMELLTDAARSTNAAVVLVTHEARVAAYSDREIVVRDGKSRDMERAV; encoded by the coding sequence ATGACTCCTCCCCCCGGTTCCCTGCTCACCGCCCGGGACCTCCGCAAGGCGTACGGCCCGACGGTCGCGCTGGACGGCGCCGACTTCTCCATCCACCCCGGCGAGGTCGTCGCGATCATGGGCCCCTCGGGCTCGGGCAAGTCGACGCTGCTGCACTGCCTGGCCGGCATCGTGCCGCCCGACTCCGGCTCGATCATGTACGCCGGCCGGGAGCTGTCCGGCATGAGCGACGCCGAGCGCAGCGCGCTGCGGCGCAGCGAGTTCGGGTTCGTCTTCCAGTTCGGCCAGCTGGTCCCGGAGCTGACCTGCGTGGAGAACGTGGCCCTGCCGCTGCGGCTCAACGGCACCCCCCGCAAGAAGGCCGAGCGCGCCGCGCTGACCTGGCTGGAGCGGCTGGAGGTGGACGACCTGGGCGGCAAGCGGCCCGGCGAGGTCTCCGGCGGTCAGGGGCAGCGCGTCGCGGTGGCGCGGGCGCTGGTCACCGCGCCCCGGATGGTGTTCGCGGACGAGCCGACCGGCGCGCTCGACTCCCTCAACGGCGAGCGCGTGATGGAGCTGCTCACCGACGCGGCCCGTTCCACCAACGCGGCCGTCGTGCTGGTCACGCACGAGGCCCGGGTCGCCGCCTACTCCGACCGGGAGATCGTCGTGCGCGACGGCAAGTCCCGGGACATGGAGCGCGCCGTATGA